In Methanomassiliicoccales archaeon, the genomic stretch GAGAATTCCAGACCCGCGTTTTTCAGTGCGGTCTTGGCGCTGTTCTCATCATCCGTAATTACTCGGATCATCGGCCTATTCGATCCCATATCGGTCGAGATTCCACGTATGTTTACCGAGTTTTTAGCAAGAACCTCAGCAATTCGTGCAACTTCCCCAGGTCGATTTTGCACATAAATCTCGAATTGTTTCATCATCATTAAACTAATATTTCATCTTCATGCTAAAATACTCTTTGAAGATCTGCGAATAGAAGATCGATCAGGGCGCTTGACGAAGAAATAATAAGGTTGTTGGCAATGCGTTCTTAATGACTCCTCAACATCTGGTTGCCGCCATTACGGTCAACTGGAGAAGACCCAAAGAGACAGTCAGGTGCATCCATTCATTGAAGAACGGCGGAATTGAAAATCTCAGGATAATTGTCGTGGATAATGGATCGGGTGCAGATGATGTGAATTATATCAGAAATCAAACACCAGATGTTGAGATTTTGGTTATGAATAGCAACGTTGGGTATGCAAAGGGCATAAATGCCGGAATAGTTGAGGCCTCAAAAGGAAATCCAGATTATATTTTGGTGATGAACAACGACGCATATGGGGCTCCTGGGTTCCTAAGTCGAATGATTGAAGGATTTAGAAGCCATCCTAGAGCTGGCATCGTCGGTCCGAAAATTCTATATCAAGACGGCAAAACTATTTGGTATGCTGGCGGTGCATTCAATCGGTGGTTTGGATATAGTCGTCATCTGGAGATGGATTCGGAGGATATCGGATATCGCGAAGACAAAGAAGTTGATTTCGTGACTGGATGTGCGATGCTTGTGAAACGGGAGGTGTTTGACGAGGTGGGTTTGTTTGATGAGGAATATGAGATGTACGTTGAAGACCTCGATCTTTGTTTACGCGCTCAGAGGCGAGGATATGAGCTGTGGTATATTCCTTCCGCCATAGTTTATCATGAAGTATCAAGCTCTTTGGGTATTGCTGGTACAAATACGATGACGCCGTTCAAAGCGTATCGATATGCAAGGAATATGTTCCTTCTTATTGAGAAAAATATGATGGGGCTCAAGTTCCTGACATGCATCATTGGACAATTCGTAATATCCCTTCCTTACTTCATGATGTTGATCGCGCTTCAGCGATCTGAAGGTGCGCATACAGCCTACCTCAAGGGCGTTGTGTGCGGTCTGAAATATATAATCAAGAGGAGATGAATCCTTGAGATTCCGAGCTTTGCGACCGTTCGCATATCATTTTCTGAGTTTAGCGGATACCTCGTTATTCGGGAGGCTAAAAGGAATTTGCATATTCATCATAGTAGGTCTTGCGGTCAGGCTTCTTATTGCTCCTTGGACATCGTGTCCATACGACATTTATCCCTTTTACAGAGGGCTCATAGATATACTATCTGGCGTTGGAATTTACAGCCACGCTTACTTTTCGTATCCCCCTCTTTCAATTCTAGTGATATCCCCATCTATCGCAATTCTTTCCCTATTCTTTGATCCAATCAATTTCGGATCTTTCCAACCATCAATGATAGAGGTGTCACATGTAACCGGGATGCTTGTCCCCTTTGTCACCCATCCTCTGTTCAATCTGTTTTTCAAATTGCCATTGATTATCGCCGATCTTGTTCTTGGACTGAGCATCTATGAATTTGTCAAAGAAAAGTGGAACGTGACAGATGCAAGAAAAGCCTTCATCCTGTGGTTCCTCAATCCTCTCGTTATCTGGGTGAGTTCTGTTGCGGGGCAAATCGACGTATTGCCTGCAGCAATGACTTTGATTTCTATGGTATATTTCTATCGAAGGCGCTACTTCTTTTCAGGAGTGGCGCTGGGATTAGGCGTCCTTTTCAAAGTGTATCCCATCTATCTCTTCATTTTTTATTTTGTTTTTCTTCTGTCGGTTGCGCTTAATGGGAGTACTATCAAATCAGTTCTGCGAAAATTCTGTCAATGCTGCTCGATGATTTGTGGCGGCCTTGTGAGCGGCGCTATACTCATCCCCTTTTTTCTAGCTTCGACAAACATGCTTGACTTCGTCTTCAGGAGAACTGGATCAACAAGCTATGGAGGTCTCAATCTGTGGTTCTTTATACCAGCTCTCCCAAGCGAGGGTCTTCTTCCCAGCGTGCTACCGATTGTTATCGACTTCCCCCTACTCATTTTTATTTCGATAATTGTCCTTGCCTTTGTAGTGTCAGCCATAATTTCAAGGTTTTATTTCAATCAGGATCGCGATGAACTGATCATGCTCGTTACTGGCAATCTTGCGATTATCGGTCTTATCATGTTCCTGCAGCCTGTTACAAACCCCCAGCACATGCTTTGGCTCTTCCCCTTTTTACTCATTTTATCGGCATCGGATGCAAGATTCGAGAGAAAATTCTATTTGCTCACCATCGTTTCGCTTCTTTATTTCATATGGCTTCAAACCGCATTTGCCCTCATTTATCCTCTTGTCGTGTATACGCCCGTTGGTGGCATCGAAGTTGTGA encodes the following:
- a CDS encoding ACT domain-containing protein yields the protein MMMKQFEIYVQNRPGEVARIAEVLAKNSVNIRGISTDMGSNRPMIRVITDDENSAKTALKNAGLEFSERDVLVVSLSDRPGELSKVTKKLARAGINIESIFILGARTQKEEVAIGVDQLERAQEVLSKYSS
- a CDS encoding glycosyltransferase family 2 protein, with translation MTPQHLVAAITVNWRRPKETVRCIHSLKNGGIENLRIIVVDNGSGADDVNYIRNQTPDVEILVMNSNVGYAKGINAGIVEASKGNPDYILVMNNDAYGAPGFLSRMIEGFRSHPRAGIVGPKILYQDGKTIWYAGGAFNRWFGYSRHLEMDSEDIGYREDKEVDFVTGCAMLVKREVFDEVGLFDEEYEMYVEDLDLCLRAQRRGYELWYIPSAIVYHEVSSSLGIAGTNTMTPFKAYRYARNMFLLIEKNMMGLKFLTCIIGQFVISLPYFMMLIALQRSEGAHTAYLKGVVCGLKYIIKRR